The following are encoded together in the Bos taurus isolate L1 Dominette 01449 registration number 42190680 breed Hereford chromosome 17, ARS-UCD2.0, whole genome shotgun sequence genome:
- the ZNF605 gene encoding zinc finger protein 605 isoform X2 has protein sequence MFRVSGQREVTERADFPELGKMMKSQISFEDVAVNFTLEEWQLLNPTQKTLYRDVMLENYSNLVLLGYQVIKPEMIFKLEQENPWLLDEEILSQNFSEKVWLDNNLKMWHQDNQDKLKSLERGHEYDIFERMFHLGINFDHLGMRSHKCGTGEKSLKDPFDFLIPKSNCERKKLDELNRKLLFCIKPARTYGGIKYSDGNTCRKVSSKEPGLIMSHIPHTGVCLCMECGKVFNKKSQLIIHQRTHTGEKPYGCRDCGKAFSQKSLLTIHQRTHSGEKPYGCGECQKAFSRKSLLILHQRTHTGEKPYGCSDCGKAFSRKSQLKRHQITHTIEKPYGCSDCGKVFSQKLKLITHQRTHTGEKPYRCSDCGKAFFWKSQLITHQRVHTGKKPYACSECKKAFSRNSLLIRHQRIHTGEKPYECSECGEAFIRKPQLVKHQMTHTGEKNYQCSNCEEAFFKKSELIKHQKVHLGERPYGCVECGKTFFGKSQLLTHQRTHTGEKPYECSACGKAFTQKSSLVSHQRTHTGEKPYECSECGKTFSEKSSLIHHQRTHTGEKPFECGECRKAFAWKPQLLRHQRIHTGEKPYGCSECGKAFVQKVQLIKHQRNHTGEKTYGCNDCAKAFFEKAQLIIHQRIHTGERPYKCEECGKSFTRKSHLMRHQRIHTGDKYYGCSECGTVFHRKAQLLIHQRSHML, from the exons ATATCGTTTGAAGATGTGGCTGTGAATTTCACATTGGAGGAGTGGCAGCTGCTTAATCCTACTCAGAAGACCTTGTACAGAGACGTGATGTTGGAGAACTATAGCAATCTAGTTTTATTGG GTTATCAAGTTATCAAACCTGAGATGATCTTCAAGCTGGAGCAAGAAAACCCATGGTTATTAGATGAAGAAATCCTAAGTCAAAACTTCTCAG aaaaagTCTGGCTAGATAATAATCTCAAAATGTGGCATCAGGATAATCAAGACAAGCTTAAAAGTTTGGAGAGAGGCCATGAATATGACATCTTTGAGAGAATGTTTCATTTAGGCATTAACTTTGATCATTTAGGAATGAGATCCCATAAATGTGGCACAGGTGAAAAAAGTCTGAAGGATCCTTTTGATTTTCTTATTCCAAAAAGTAActgtgaaagaaagaaacttgATGAGCTTAAtaggaaattattattttgtattaaacCTGCCAGAACTTATGGTGGAATAAAATACTCTGATGGCAATACATGTAGAAAAGTCAGCAGTAAAGAGCCAGGACTCATTATGAGCCATATACCACACACAGGAGTCTGTTTGTGCATGGAATGTGGCAAGGTTTTTAATAAAAAGTCACAGCTCATTATACATCAAAGAACTCATAcaggagagaagccctatggATGCCGGGACTGTGGGAAAGCTTTCTCCCAGAAGTCATTGCTCACTATTCATCAAAGGACTCATTCAGGAGAAAAACCATATGGGTGTGGGGAATGTCAGAAAGCTTTCAGTAGGAAATCACTGCTCATTTTACATCAGAGAactcacacaggagagaagccctatggcTGCAGTGactgtgggaaagccttcagcaGGAAGTCACAGCTTAAAAGACATCAGATAACCCATACAATAGAGAAGCCCTATGGCTGCAGTGACTGTGGGAAAGTCTTCTCCCAGAAATTAAAGCTCATTACACATCAGAGGACACACACAGGCGAGAAGCCCTACAGATGTAGTGATTGTGGAAAAGCCTTCTTTTGGAAGTCACAGCTTATAACTCATCAGAGGGTTCATACAGGGAAGAAGCCGTATGCCTGTAGTGAATGTAAAAAAGCCTTCAGCAGGAACTCACTCCTCATTAGGCATCAGAGGATccatacaggagagaaaccctatgaatgcaGTGAATGTGGTGAAGCCTTCATCAGAAAACCACAACTTGTTAAACATCAAATGACTCATACGGGAGAGAAGAACTATCAGTGCAGTAATTGTGAGGAAGCCTTCTTTAAGAAGTCAGAACTAATTAAACATCAAAAGGTTCATTTAGGAGAAAGACCCTATGGATGTGTTGAATGTGGAAAAACCTTCTTTGGAAAGTCACAGCTCCTGACACATCAAAgaactcacactggagagaaaccttatgaatgtaGTGCCTGTGGGAAAGCCTTCACCCAGAAGTCCAGCCTGGTGTCCCATCAGAGGACACATACAGGGGAGAAACCTTATgaatgcagtgaatgtgggaaaacCTTCAGTGAGAAGTCAAGTCTCATTCACCATCAGAGAACCCATACTGGAGAAAAACCCTTCGAATGTGGTGAGTGTAGGAAAGCTTTTGCCTGGAAGCCACAGCTTCTTAGGCACCAGAGAATTCATACAGGGGAGAAACCCTATGGATGCAGTGAATGTGGAAAGGCATTTGTTCAGAAAGTACAGCTCATTAAACATCAGAGAAATCATACAGGAGAGAAGACCTATGGATGCAAtgactgtgcaaaagctttcttTGAGAAGGCACAGCTCATTatacatcagagaattcatacaggAGAGAGACCCTATAAATGTGAGGAATGTGGGAAGTCTTTCACTAGGAAGTCACACCTTATGAGGCATCAGAGGATCCATACAGGGGATAAGTACTATGGATGCAGTGAATGTGGGACTGTCTTCCACAGGAAGGCGCAGCTCCTGATTCATCAGAGAAGTCATATGCTGTAG
- the ZNF605 gene encoding zinc finger protein 605 isoform X1: protein MNDIISNKIPIATLGHGSQDQDLCEIRKKRPQDLGCIPIFDQMFRVSGQREVTERADFPELGKMMKSQISFEDVAVNFTLEEWQLLNPTQKTLYRDVMLENYSNLVLLGYQVIKPEMIFKLEQENPWLLDEEILSQNFSEKVWLDNNLKMWHQDNQDKLKSLERGHEYDIFERMFHLGINFDHLGMRSHKCGTGEKSLKDPFDFLIPKSNCERKKLDELNRKLLFCIKPARTYGGIKYSDGNTCRKVSSKEPGLIMSHIPHTGVCLCMECGKVFNKKSQLIIHQRTHTGEKPYGCRDCGKAFSQKSLLTIHQRTHSGEKPYGCGECQKAFSRKSLLILHQRTHTGEKPYGCSDCGKAFSRKSQLKRHQITHTIEKPYGCSDCGKVFSQKLKLITHQRTHTGEKPYRCSDCGKAFFWKSQLITHQRVHTGKKPYACSECKKAFSRNSLLIRHQRIHTGEKPYECSECGEAFIRKPQLVKHQMTHTGEKNYQCSNCEEAFFKKSELIKHQKVHLGERPYGCVECGKTFFGKSQLLTHQRTHTGEKPYECSACGKAFTQKSSLVSHQRTHTGEKPYECSECGKTFSEKSSLIHHQRTHTGEKPFECGECRKAFAWKPQLLRHQRIHTGEKPYGCSECGKAFVQKVQLIKHQRNHTGEKTYGCNDCAKAFFEKAQLIIHQRIHTGERPYKCEECGKSFTRKSHLMRHQRIHTGDKYYGCSECGTVFHRKAQLLIHQRSHML from the exons ATATCGTTTGAAGATGTGGCTGTGAATTTCACATTGGAGGAGTGGCAGCTGCTTAATCCTACTCAGAAGACCTTGTACAGAGACGTGATGTTGGAGAACTATAGCAATCTAGTTTTATTGG GTTATCAAGTTATCAAACCTGAGATGATCTTCAAGCTGGAGCAAGAAAACCCATGGTTATTAGATGAAGAAATCCTAAGTCAAAACTTCTCAG aaaaagTCTGGCTAGATAATAATCTCAAAATGTGGCATCAGGATAATCAAGACAAGCTTAAAAGTTTGGAGAGAGGCCATGAATATGACATCTTTGAGAGAATGTTTCATTTAGGCATTAACTTTGATCATTTAGGAATGAGATCCCATAAATGTGGCACAGGTGAAAAAAGTCTGAAGGATCCTTTTGATTTTCTTATTCCAAAAAGTAActgtgaaagaaagaaacttgATGAGCTTAAtaggaaattattattttgtattaaacCTGCCAGAACTTATGGTGGAATAAAATACTCTGATGGCAATACATGTAGAAAAGTCAGCAGTAAAGAGCCAGGACTCATTATGAGCCATATACCACACACAGGAGTCTGTTTGTGCATGGAATGTGGCAAGGTTTTTAATAAAAAGTCACAGCTCATTATACATCAAAGAACTCATAcaggagagaagccctatggATGCCGGGACTGTGGGAAAGCTTTCTCCCAGAAGTCATTGCTCACTATTCATCAAAGGACTCATTCAGGAGAAAAACCATATGGGTGTGGGGAATGTCAGAAAGCTTTCAGTAGGAAATCACTGCTCATTTTACATCAGAGAactcacacaggagagaagccctatggcTGCAGTGactgtgggaaagccttcagcaGGAAGTCACAGCTTAAAAGACATCAGATAACCCATACAATAGAGAAGCCCTATGGCTGCAGTGACTGTGGGAAAGTCTTCTCCCAGAAATTAAAGCTCATTACACATCAGAGGACACACACAGGCGAGAAGCCCTACAGATGTAGTGATTGTGGAAAAGCCTTCTTTTGGAAGTCACAGCTTATAACTCATCAGAGGGTTCATACAGGGAAGAAGCCGTATGCCTGTAGTGAATGTAAAAAAGCCTTCAGCAGGAACTCACTCCTCATTAGGCATCAGAGGATccatacaggagagaaaccctatgaatgcaGTGAATGTGGTGAAGCCTTCATCAGAAAACCACAACTTGTTAAACATCAAATGACTCATACGGGAGAGAAGAACTATCAGTGCAGTAATTGTGAGGAAGCCTTCTTTAAGAAGTCAGAACTAATTAAACATCAAAAGGTTCATTTAGGAGAAAGACCCTATGGATGTGTTGAATGTGGAAAAACCTTCTTTGGAAAGTCACAGCTCCTGACACATCAAAgaactcacactggagagaaaccttatgaatgtaGTGCCTGTGGGAAAGCCTTCACCCAGAAGTCCAGCCTGGTGTCCCATCAGAGGACACATACAGGGGAGAAACCTTATgaatgcagtgaatgtgggaaaacCTTCAGTGAGAAGTCAAGTCTCATTCACCATCAGAGAACCCATACTGGAGAAAAACCCTTCGAATGTGGTGAGTGTAGGAAAGCTTTTGCCTGGAAGCCACAGCTTCTTAGGCACCAGAGAATTCATACAGGGGAGAAACCCTATGGATGCAGTGAATGTGGAAAGGCATTTGTTCAGAAAGTACAGCTCATTAAACATCAGAGAAATCATACAGGAGAGAAGACCTATGGATGCAAtgactgtgcaaaagctttcttTGAGAAGGCACAGCTCATTatacatcagagaattcatacaggAGAGAGACCCTATAAATGTGAGGAATGTGGGAAGTCTTTCACTAGGAAGTCACACCTTATGAGGCATCAGAGGATCCATACAGGGGATAAGTACTATGGATGCAGTGAATGTGGGACTGTCTTCCACAGGAAGGCGCAGCTCCTGATTCATCAGAGAAGTCATATGCTGTAG